TTGGATGTCAAATGGGGTCCTGCTAATTATTGTCTCATAGGCTTTAATTGGCCCACAATCTACAAGTTTGAGACATCTGTCACATGAAGgtaaattagaaaatatttatatttaagaagaaaaacaacctGTACATGAACGGAAACATGAATAACATTTAGCATTATAAAGTAAACTTTTGTGACATACAGGGAAGATGCATTTTCTGGAGACTTTCATCCCAACTTAAGTGGTGTTACGGCAATTAAAACATTTGATTTACCTTCTAGGATTCCTTTTTCTGGACAGGCGTGATGTGCGCAAGCTCATCGGGGCAAAGAGCTGCCGTGAGATTGTTGCTGGAGCAAGGCGCCGCTTGGGTGGGCGTTGTCGATACTCAGGGTCGGGATGCTAGAGATTTGGCCCGGCAAGGTAGGTTCTTATTGATCATGTGACCGTCCATCTCAGTACTGGATACAGTAttaccttgtttttttcctcagcgGGCCACAGCGGTGTGTTAGAGGAGCTGGAGAACTATGGGAGAAGTCCACAGAGACAAGCTAGAAACAGGTTAgggtttttttaggtttttatgACACTTTTATTCCCCAGGATATGTGTATCGATCTGTGTCGTCAAAGTTGGTGAAAGGGTATgtgttggccagaggaagattGAGTTCATTGGTCAAGAAATGGCCTCAGAGTTGTTTAAAATATGTTGTTCATATGAGAATTcttggggcggcccggcggctgaatggttagctcgttggcctcacagtgggggactgggttcaaacccaggttggtccacctgtgtgaagtttgcatgttctccccgggcctgcgtgagtttgcTCCGGGTGCTCtcgtttcttcccacattccaaagacatgcatggtaggctgattggacactgtaaattgcccttcggtatgagtctgagcatgaatggttgtttgtctccttgtgccctgccacgcctctggcctgaagtccgctgggataggctccagcaccccccgtgaccctaatgaggataaagcggttcagaaaatgagaatgagATATGAGAATTCACAGAAATCTCGATCGGTGataaatggaaaagaaaagtTTTATGGCGCTCTACAAGGGAACAGTGAAATAGTTTTACAGATCAGGGGGTACATTTTGCTTTATAGCCTATTTTCGCACAttcttttctctttcttttacttttaaaacaaaaattgtaACCACAAGTAGATTCACGCACAATTATAGCAAGAGTGGTTAGCTCGCCGGCCTCATAgtcctggggtcgagggttcgataccacttcggtcctcactgtgtagttttttcatgctaggctggttgaacattctaaattgaccctaggtataagtgtgtgtgtgtggatggttgtcttcttgtgccctgcgattggctggccaccaattcagggtatcccccgcctggtgcccgtagttagacggaataggctccagcaccctctgtaaTCCTTGTTGGGAttagcagtttggaaaatgaatgaatggacatATGAAGGTCTATTTCCTGCTTTTACACAATTTTCTGATATTGTGGAGACAATTTCCCAAATATTAGCTTTCTGAGATAACTCATATATTTGTCATGAATATTTCTTCtaagaaaaatgaacattttttgttgtttaataGCCAAAGAAAGTCCTGTAAAATGTATGTCCGCACTCGCTAGGCCTTCTTCAAGCTGGCGAGAGATGACAGCACCTAGCAgactaaacattatttttcatttctacgGGGATTAGGGAGTATGGCgctaatttaaaaacattttttggcatCCGAtgcatttttgctatttttacCTTTTCATGAGACttaattttcccccaaaaatatgcattagGCAGCCAAAGGTTTAAAACATTTccatgccttttttttcctaatgcatcttttctgtgtgtgtattttaattgtaatgttttgttTGCCCCCCCAGCTCGGCACAGTCTCAGCTGTGCCAACTTTGCGCCGTAGAATACACATGCAAACCGTCATCGCACCACTGCTCCACGCTGCATCAATTCAATGTAAAGCGCCCCCCACCGGCACCCCACTACTGTCTGCCACCCTCCGCCAAGAGTTACAAGATGATGCTCAGTTGCGGCTGGAAGCCCAACGGGGGCCTGGGTCCAGACGGGCGGGGGCCCATGCAACCTGTGGCCACTGTCCTAAAGAGGGACCAGAAAGGCCTCGGCTATGGGCCGATGGCGAAACCAAGAGTGACTCACTTCAAAGCGGGCGATCTGGGATCAGTGAAAGTAGCACGCACAGAGACGGAGAAGGGCAAGACGAAAGCACAAATTCAGAACAAAGAACAACAAGACAAGAACTGGGAAAGAGATTTCCGTGCCTCTTTTTATTGCGATGCCTGACGTCTGTATgtttgcattttacatttgcGATTGGGATTGTGTCGAGGAGTATTTTCACTAGCTTTGGCAGAGCTGGCAAAGCAATTTGCCCATTAAACGTTTGCATACCTCCTgaattttttcctctctttgttAATGTATTTTTGGGAAAGGGCTGTTTAAAACGCATCGAATGTAATGTTTACACTTAGTTTAAATCACTTATGTTTTTCTGTGAAGGTGTATTGAATGACTAAATTTAATATTAGACTATAATACATCACTCAGACTCACTAGTAAGGGATTGTTATATATTATAGATATGGATATTTTCACCCTTGCACCTGTAGATTGGTTTCAAAATAAGTTTAGGTTTCACGAGCAGGGTCTAAATCTAGAAGGAGAGTCAAATGAGTCATAAAATGTGTATTGTTGAAActaagacttttaaaaaaatgaaatgattattgtttttatacaaaccaaaatgtgtatttttttggtttgtttttcagggtgtcccccacctctgtcccgaagacagctgggattggctccagcaccccccgcgaacatAATGAGAATGAAGCGGATCAGAaagtgagatgagatgttttgtttttttaaaaccgtGAGTCACATGACAGACGCCATACTTGCAGTTCCACTATTGGCCGCGATAACAAGATGGTGTCAAAGTTTTGAACAGTCTCTCATGTTAAATGGCTAAATTTAGCATAAAATCTTAATCCTTGGACGATTTACTAAATACACCGACCTCTAGCCGCTGCCAACATTTCGTTTGCCTAAATGGGAGGTAAATGCTCACGTTTCTTAATCTACACGGCGTGTACACTATTAGTACTATTTAATATACAACTTCTCTCGTGTACTTATTGTCAATTGCGTCCCCGGGAAAtggtataaaataaaataaaaaggtcgCGTCATGCAACTTAACAAATGACGCCAATTGGGGTGTTTCTGTAAATTGGACTGATCGCTGTAGTTTAGCTTTAGCATCATTAGCACGCTATTGAAGTAACCTTTTAGCTCAACAACGCCATACGCTAATGTGAGATTATTGCTCACTTATTTCACTCAACTGTACAAAAATGTCCTTTCTAGTAAACCAACGATCACGTGACTTTGACATGAAACACTTATCGGTGGTTTTATCAACGACGATTTAATGTCTGTAATAATTTTTAACTAAATAATTATAGGTTTATtgacatattttatatttaaagaaaTGAAGCCGTTTTTGATACATTTATTAAAGAACGATATTTATTGACACGCGTGTAAACAGCGAAATACTTCATTATAAGATGTGAAAGTTGATTTAGCTGCATTGATATTAcacgcaaaaacaaaacaaaaatggaaataattttCAAGACTTACTTGAAAAGTGCTAATTTATTAACACTACCTTCTGATTGTTGTATTGTGTTATGAATTTATGGGAGTTTGCTGCTTTATTTTATATGTCTGGTTTTAATACCATTATAGCCATCCACTATAACAAGATAATAATTATTAAATGAAGTGTACGTCAATCTGAATTTATATATCGATTGCTTAAGCAATTAtccttaactttaaaaaaaatcgttttgtTAAAACggatattttttcaattaaatgtctgacatttttttagaacactatatatatatatatatatatatatatatatatatatatatatatatataaatcctgtttttataaatgaataaaaatagtgAAATCAAAATCCTTGTGATAAATGTAGACATATCGTATGAAATGGACTTAAAGCCCCGGAATCAAATTGAGACATTGTTAGATTGGCAAATATAATACTGTTATTCAAATAGTCGATTTTGAAATTGGTACTTTACACCCATACTAACCAACCATCTGTACAATTAATCTTCACTCCAGTCGCAGGTGGGCCGTAGCCTATCACAGCAGACTTCGGGCAAGAGAATAGTTTCACTTGACTGGATGCAACACagtcaaactttaaaaaatcttaaattttaaaacaaacacattgaTACTACATTGATATGTTAAAACTTGGAGACAGTTTAAAGTACGTTACAGATGTTTTCGCTGAAGGAAAGCCTGGGTCTCTGTAGAAAACCTAGACAAGCAAAGGGAGAACATCTAAATATTGCACTGGAATGCCTGGAGAAATAAGCAGCAGACCaacattataattaaaaaaaatgattctatGTAACCATTGATACATATTAGTACTATTACTGTAAGTTCGTTCACATTTTTGTCCAGTAGGTGTCGGTAGCACCCTACATTGTCTTGGAATACAGGTACAATGACTTAGTCAACCTTGTTGCTTACTTTTTAATCTTGATATCACAATTAGTCAGACTGAAGTTCAGCCATGCCTTAATTTTGAGCACTTTGCAGCTTTTTGAGGCACTGATCTGCAAGAAAAGGAAAAGCATTGGATCCGAGTGAGAAACTGCCTCGGATATGCAAAAGCAAGGTCGTGGAAAAATTACTGTCCTTAACTTTGTCGTTTGCCTGTATTTCCCTAAGGAGAGCAGAATATGGGCACTTAAAGTCGTCTGGATGGAAAAACAGCATCACTACATTTTTACTGTTACTCAAGGTAAGGACGGGTCACTTGTCACGTAAGAATATATTTTCCAAACGCAAAACCCTAATTTTGAAGGCCATAAATCTAAGCTTGGATGTGGATGACAAGTTCAATTGTAggaaaatatttcttataatgaCATAACACAAAAGGTTTCACATTTTATGGGTTAGCAGGAACTCAAGAGACACACCTAAGTATAAATAGCATCGTGTCCATCTGTCCCCTTTAAATGCATATTGTGTACCCTGTCATTTCCTCTATGCAGGATCGTACCAGACTTTGGATGGAGTTGATATCCTGTTTGCCTCTATGTGTCGTCACAACAAGTGACTGCACGTTGGCGCCTCAATCGGACCATCAACTGAAAAACAATGGTCAAGTACTTCACTAGCAAAAGTGACATCAACAGCGTCTGGGACCATGTCGCCTTGGCCTTTTGGCAGCGCTATCCTAACCCCTTCAGGTACCCAAACCAGAATTTACTGCTGTGTGTCCGTGCACTAAAGCGCCCTCACCGTTAACCAGCACTCACGTTCTCACGGAGGACGTCGTGTACCGCGAGGTGACCGCCGACCACAAGCTCTGCTCTAGACGCCTGCTCACAAAGACAAACCGGCTTCCACGCTGGGCAGAGCACTTCTTTCCAGCTGGAATTTCCCGCTCCGTGTACATCATCGAGGACTCCGTCGTGGACCCGGTCCGCCGGTGTCTCACGACCTACACGTGGAACCTTAACCACACCACTCTCATGGTGAGAATAAGCTTCCTTTCTTGATTGCACAATGTACTGTGGCATTTAAACCTCATAGCAACCTGGAGAGTTAAAGTTAACCTGATCAATTCATTTGTACAGTATTACATTGTAATATTGACCACTAATATAGGTCGATTTCTAACTTGGGAGGcccggcggacgagtggttagcgctttggtctcacagttctgtgaaccctcaaccccagaactgtgaggctgatgagctaaccactcacgcacAGGCCCACCCTTTTTTCTTTATCAAGTTATCGATCTTAACTTAATAAAATGAGTTATGAATTCTCAAAATAAGAAGTTACTGAAAGCTCTTGAGGCCcggaggatgagtggttagcatgtcggcctcacagttctggagtcctgggttcaaaaccaggtccgtctacctgtgtgggttttctctgggtactgcggtttgctcccacattccaaaaacgtccatggaaggctgattggacaccctaaattgcccttatgtatgagtgtgagtgtgaaaggttgtccatctcctcgtgccctgcgatttgctggccactgattcggggtgtaccccgcctctggcccgaaatcatgtgggattggctccagcacctcccgtgggccttgtgaggataag
The Stigmatopora argus isolate UIUO_Sarg chromosome 7, RoL_Sarg_1.0, whole genome shotgun sequence DNA segment above includes these coding regions:
- the gpank1 gene encoding G patch domain and ankyrin repeat-containing protein 1 gives rise to the protein MAELGFIPARKQDIFSTETFNSPRSKTSRGQEAKEFYEKLIQDDQVTRKRKCGPQHRNKQRNGDSRQRDRRRRAETDSRVVERRTATEGEGNRTRGSTGGYVYSEMSLELQGLKLLRCAQDGDLAGLKDLLSKGVDINFQDSFFWTGVMCASSSGQRAAVRLLLEQGAAWVGVVDTQGRDARDLARQAGHSGVLEELENYGRSPQRQARNSSAQSQLCQLCAVEYTCKPSSHHCSTLHQFNVKRPPPAPHYCLPPSAKSYKMMLSCGWKPNGGLGPDGRGPMQPVATVLKRDQKGLGYGPMAKPRVTHFKAGDLGSVKVARTETEKGKTKAQIQNKEQQDKNWERDFRASFYCDA